GGAACTCAACGACTCGCGACGATCGTCGCCGAGGGTCGAGGCCGATATCCGCGGCGGTCAATCTTCGCGGTCGCACGCGGCATTCGGCTGGTCCTGATGCTGGTCATCGGGCTGCCCATCCTCGCGTCAGCGGCGATGGTCTACCGGCCGGCGACATCGGCACAGGCCCTGCCGGGCGGGACATCGGTCGAGGTCCAGTTCGAAACGACCGACGGCCTGACGATCGCCGGGCTCTTCTTGCCGAGTCTTTCACGGCAGACCAGCAGCGAAGTCGTCCTCGTCGTCCCGGGACTCGGCTCGGGCAAGGCCGACGCCCTACCGTCGGCGGAGGCGATTCGGTCGGTCGGCTACGACGTGCTGATCATCGACCCGCGTGCCCACGGCGACAGCGACGGCCGGCTCTCGACCTTCGGCGATCGCGAGCGGCTCGATGTCCTCGCCGCCGTCGACTGGATTCGGCGTCAAGGAGACGAACCGGTTCGTGTCTACGGCCTGGGCATGAGCATGGGCGGGGCAGCCGTCCTGGGCGCAGCAGCCGACGACGCGGGCTTCGAGGCGGTCGCGATCATCGACTCGTTCGACGACTTGCCGCAGTTGGTCGACTCGATCGTCGGCCGGCAGTTTCGCCTGGTCCCGCCGCTGCGTGCGTTGACGGAGTCGGTCGCGATTCCGCTGCTGTCGGTCCATTCGGGCCGGCCGCTCTGGCGTCACAAGCCGGCCGACGATGTGCAGACGCTCTGGCCGACGCCGGTGTTGATCGTGCACTCGTTTCGCGACGAGATCATCCCGTTCGTCCGCGGCCGGGCGTTGTACGAAGCGGCGGCCGAGCCTCGGCGGTCGTTTTGGCTGGAGGAAGAGAGCCACGCCGAGACGGTGACCTCGCCGGCTGCGATCGATGCGGTCATCCGCTTCTTCCGAGATGCGTCGGTGTTGCCGACGTTGGCGTCTGCCGGCTAGAGGAACGCGATCGCCCCGCCGGCCAAGGCAGCCAGTGCGGCGGCGGCGAGGAGCAGGTCGGCGGCGGCAGCGGCGGCACTCCCCCAGAAGCTGCCTCGCGACCGCTCGTCCGACCCGCTGTCTCGGGCCGAATCCCCATGTTGCGGCTGCGACCAGGAGGCAGATGCCGTGGGCGTGGACATGTGCTTGTTCATCGACATGACGGCGGTTGTTGATCCGGCACACACCGACCGATCGAGTTATCGGCCCGGCGTGTCGGCGTTATGAGTACCGCGGAAATGCCCGCAACTGACACCACACCCCGCACGCCGCAGTAACGTTCGCCCCGTGAGTCGCCCCGTCAGCCGTATCGCCGCCCACACCACGATCGGGGACGGAGCGCGATGGGTCGTTTCTCGCAAGAACTTGCTGCACAACCTCAGCCTCCTCCGACAGGCGGCCGGCAGTGAGCTCGTCGCGGTGGTTAAGGCCAACGCCTACGGCCACGGCATGACGGGTGTCGCAGACGCCCTCTTCTCCGGCGACGAGCCGACCAACGTGCCCGCCGCCTTCGCAGTGGCGTCGCTGGGCGAGGCACTGGCTTTGCCGAGCCACGACGTGCCGACGATGTGCCTCCGGCCGGCCGAGCTGGTCTGGGCGTTCGGCGGCGACGAGGCCAAGCGCATCGACGAAGCCATCCGACGCGGCGTCTGGCTCAGCGTCATCTCACCCGAGGCCGCCGGCGACGTCGCACGTCGTGCGGAACGTCTCGGCTCGCGTGCGATGGTGCAGGTCATGCTCGACACCGGCATGAGCCGCGAGATGTGCGTGCCCGAACGGTTCTCCGAGACCATCGACGCCGTCCTGCGTCAGCCGGCGCTCAAACTCGTCGGCCTCGGCACGCATCTGACCGACGGCGAGCTTGCAGACGAGCCGTACAGCGACGATCAGATCTGGCTCTTCCACGAGGCACTCGCCCCTGTCGAAGATCGGCTGCCACGCGGCGTCGTCCGACACGTCGCCAACAGCGGCGGCACGCTCGCCGGTCATGGGGCCGCCGACGGTTGCGACCTCGCCCGCGTCGGACTGGCGTTGTACGGCATCCATCCAGACGATCGCGCCGTTTCGACCAGTCCGCTCAAGCCCGTCGGCAAGCTGGTCGCACCGATCCTCGCCCTCCGCGACGTCCCGGCCGGTGCGAGTGTGGGCTACAACCGCACCTTCGTCGCACGCAGGCCTACGCGCATCGCCCTCTTGCCGGTTGGCTATGCGGATGGCTACCCGCGTGCCCTGTCAGGCCAGGCCGTCGTTCGCCTGCCTCGCGGCGGTCAGGACGACGTTTTCTGCCCCGTCGTCGGCCGGGTGAGCATGGATTACGTGACGATCGACGTCACCGACCTGCCCGACGTCCGTCCCGGCGACGAGGTCGTGCTGTTCGACGACGATCCGACAAGCCCGTGCAGCGTGCAGTCGCTTGCGACACGCTGCGGCACGATTCCGTACGAACTCCTGTGCCACATCGGAAACCGAGTGCGACGCGAGGTGGTATGAAGACCGTCACCCGACTCAACACTCGGCCGTTTAGCGGTGAGGGCAGCGAGCCTCGAAGCTCGCGGTGCCAATCGATTACCTGGTTCGGTTCCGGAAACCCGCTCCCGATCGAAAACCAACTCACCAACGACCAGAGTCAGACCGCTTCGGCGTGGCGATGCCGGACGAGTTCGCCTCGGGCGACGTAGAGAACGGCTTCGGCGATGTTCGTGCAGTGGTCGCCGATGCGCTCGAGGTTTTTGGCGGCCATGATGATTGGCAGGTGTCGCTCGCGTCGCTCTGCGAGGCCGACGAGGTCGAACTCGGCGTCCTGCAGCGACTGCGTGTAGAGCGCGTCCAACCGCTCGTCGCCCGAGATCGTCGACTCGGCCAGGCCAACGTCGGCCAGGTTGTACGCCTGAAGAGCACGGCCCATCAGTTCCTCGACAGCCGTCGCGAGGCCTCCAAGTGCGCCCGGCAAGCGGTACGGCCGATCGGCACGTGCGGCCTCGCTGGTCATCGGCACGACCTGGGCCGCGACGTTGCCGGCACAGTCGGCGATGCGCTCGAGCTCCGTGTTCACACGCAGCGTCATCAGGGCCGATCGGAAGTCGGTCGCGACGGGTTGGTAGAGGCTCAATAGATCGATCGCATCACGCTCGATGCGCATCTCGGCCTCGTCGATCAGGACGTCGCCGTCGACGACGCGGCGGGCGAGTGCGATGTCTCCGCGGACGAGTGCGGCACTGGCATCGCAGACCATGCGATGCACTTCGCCGGCCATCCTTGCCGAGTCGAGCCGAAGCTTTTCGAACCTGTCACGCATCGTCCATCCCATGGCAAGCGGTAAGGGTCAGTTTACGCTTCTCGAACCGAAACGGCCAATTCTCTCGGAGTTTTACGCCAGTTCTCGGTTCAAGAGCTCCAACGCAATCGCTGCCGCCTTCTGTCCGGCGTGCCCGTCGCGGAGCGGATCGACCACCTCGGCCAGGCGACGTCGGACCGTCTCGAAGGCGTCGCGATCGTCCATCAGTCGCTCGGCCGAGGCGACGATCGGTGCCGGGTCGCCGGACCACGGTATGTGCTCGTCGACGACGCGTGTGCCGTTGGCAAAGGACGGGTGGAGCAGATTGACCAGCCCGAAGGTGCGCGTCTGGACGATGCGTTTGCCGATGATTTCCCAGAGAAACTGACTTCCGCGGTAAACGATGACCATCGGCACGCCGTGTGCCGCGGTGTGGAGCGTCGCCGTTCCGCTGGTCGTCAGGCACAGATCGGCCTCGCCAAGCACGTCGTCGAACGCGTCGCGTCTGGCTTCGATCCAACTCGGAATGAGCGAGGTGACGAGGTCATGCGTCGCAGCGACGGTCGGCGTGGTGACGGCGGCGATGTCGTGCGACTTGCGAAGCTGATCCGCCGCGGCGACGAGGCCGGGCAGGTTGGCTTTGACGGTGTTGAGCCGGCTGCCGAAGTTCAGTGCGAGTCGAACCGGGCCGTCGACGCTCGGACTCGTCTCGCGTGACGCGACGGCCGGCTGGTCGTCGAAGAGCGGATGGCCGACGTAGGTCGCATCGACGCCACGTTCGCGAAGCCAGGCCTCCTCGAATGGCAGGATGCAGGCGACGCGGGTCGCGAGTTGTCGAAGCTTTTCGACGCGTCCCGGCCGACTCGCCCAGACTTGTGGGCTGACGTAGTACATCGTCTCCGAGCCGACCTCGCGTGCCAGGGCCAGGACGTGCTTGTTCATCGTCCACGAGTCGCACGCGACTACGAGGCCCGGCGGCGACGCCTGCCAGAGTCGGCGAAGCGTCCGCAGCATCGACCAGACCTCGCCGGCCCGCAGGAAGCTGGTCACGCCGAAACGGGCTCTGGTGACGGTGTCGTGGACGAGCGGAACGCCTGCCGCCTCCAGTCGCGGGCCGCCGACGGCTTCGATGGTGAGGTCGTGACGTTTGGCGATCAGTGCCTTTGCCAGTCCCGCCGCGTGCATGTCGCCGGAGGCTTCGGCGCAGCTGAGGAAGACGTCGGGCTTCGAAGGCACGCAGGAAGTTAGGAGCGGCGTGTCATGCGGCGAGGACTCGCTTCGCCCACCGCTAAGCGTGGGAATCAGATGTCGAGTTTGATCACCATCAGGACGTGGGGTCCGACGTCGGGAACGTCGTAGCGATCGCCACGCTGTTGCATACCCATCCTGAGGTAGAACTGAGTCGCCGAGACGCGGGCGTTGCACCAGAGTCGTGGGGCACCGACGTCACCGGCGTGGTCGAGGCACGCCTCGAGTAGCAATCGGCCGACGCCGGTGCCGCGGTGAGAATCGTCAACCGCCATGCCGCGGAGTTGGAGATCGTCGTGGCCCGCGTCGCTGCCACGCATGGGGCGTCGGTGGAGCGTTGCGATGCCGACGATTTGGTCTGAGTCGAAGGCACCGAAGTGTCGCGACGTCTGTTCCTTGTCGCCGTCGTACACCATCGCCTCGGGCGGCTGGTGCGCACGGAGGATGCGGTGCCGCAGGTCGTGCGTCTGGTCGGCGGCGATGGGACGAACGGCGATCACTCGGGCGGGTGCTCGGCGAGGTCCTTGAGGGCGGCGTTGAGGGCGATCACCGAGTAGGCGGTGACCATCGTCGGGTCGTTCTCACGCCACTTGGGATTGCCCGACCAGCTGCCGTCGGTGTTCTGCCGCTGGGCCAGGGCGTCGATGAGTGCGAGCCGCCAGTCAACCGGGCCGTCGATCGTGTCGAGGACGGGCTGGTCGTACGCGTCGAGCGACCGGGCGACCATGAGGTAGTAGTAGAACAGCCCCCACTCGGCCTGATTTTCGCTGGCCAGTCGCATGCCGGGATTGGCGTCGAGGGTCCAGTTGTCACCCGCCCACGCGACGGCGGCGAGGACGCGTGGGTCGTCGGCGTCGAGGCCGGCGTAGATCATGCTCTTCAGGCCCGCGTAGGTCATCGAGCCATAGCTGCGGAGACGCCTGTCGCCGTCGGGCGTCGTGGTTTCGCCGGCGAAGCTCTCGCCGGATCGGTCCTCGTCGGGCGAGTAAACGAATCCGCCGTCGTTGCCGGCCCAGGGCTGGTCGTTGCTCTCGCTGCGATTCTGCAGTCGGCTGACGAACATCCGGGCACGCTCGAAGGCCGGGTCGTCTGACGGAACGCCGGCTTCGTGCAGGGCTTCGAGAGCCATGGCCGCGTTGGACAGGTCGGGCCGGCCGGTACCGCGTGAGCGTCCGCCGTAGCCCCAGCCGCCGAAGAACGGGTCGTCCTCGCCCGAGACCGACTGCGACAGCTCCTCGCCTTCGAAGTCGGCCTGGGTTTCGGGCGTCCACTGCAGGCGACGCAAGTACGCGACGGCCGCGTCGATGGTGTCGGTGTAGCGGTCGTCGCCGGCCTTCCGGCGTGCCTCGGCGAGGGCCGTGGTGCTGATCGCGGTGTTGTAGTTGGCGAGCAGGTCGTCGTAGATGCCGCCGTCTTCGACCTGTTGGGCGACGAGTGCGTCGAAGCCGCGTCGGACGAGCGGGCTGTCGGGCGCGTAGGCGTCGTTGCCGACGAAGGCTCGCAGTGCCAGCGCCGTCACGGCAGGCGGAACGCGTTCGTCGGCTTGCCAGGTGCCGTCGGGTTGCTGTTGCTGCTGCAGGAAGGCGAGTCCGCTCGTGGCGAGCTCACGTCCCTGGTCGACGGTTTCGTTGGCGCCTGTCGAGGACGCGATTGCGACGAGTGCGGAGAGCCCGAAGGTGAGGAGCGTTCGCATGGGGTGAACTGTACCGGGCGACGATTTTTAGCGGAACGCGTGGTCGGTCGGACCCGGAGCGACGCTTCGCTCTGCTCACGGCTTCGGAGTCTTGAAGTCTCCATCTCCTAGTCGCTAGTCGCTAGTCGCTAGTCGCTAATCGCTAGCAGCTACGCATCACCGTCCGATCAACGCTCCGAGCG
The window above is part of the Planctomycetota bacterium genome. Proteins encoded here:
- a CDS encoding prenyltransferase/squalene oxidase repeat-containing protein — its product is MRTLLTFGLSALVAIASSTGANETVDQGRELATSGLAFLQQQQQPDGTWQADERVPPAVTALALRAFVGNDAYAPDSPLVRRGFDALVAQQVEDGGIYDDLLANYNTAISTTALAEARRKAGDDRYTDTIDAAVAYLRRLQWTPETQADFEGEELSQSVSGEDDPFFGGWGYGGRSRGTGRPDLSNAAMALEALHEAGVPSDDPAFERARMFVSRLQNRSESNDQPWAGNDGGFVYSPDEDRSGESFAGETTTPDGDRRLRSYGSMTYAGLKSMIYAGLDADDPRVLAAVAWAGDNWTLDANPGMRLASENQAEWGLFYYYLMVARSLDAYDQPVLDTIDGPVDWRLALIDALAQRQNTDGSWSGNPKWRENDPTMVTAYSVIALNAALKDLAEHPPE
- the alr gene encoding alanine racemase, encoding MSRPVSRIAAHTTIGDGARWVVSRKNLLHNLSLLRQAAGSELVAVVKANAYGHGMTGVADALFSGDEPTNVPAAFAVASLGEALALPSHDVPTMCLRPAELVWAFGGDEAKRIDEAIRRGVWLSVISPEAAGDVARRAERLGSRAMVQVMLDTGMSREMCVPERFSETIDAVLRQPALKLVGLGTHLTDGELADEPYSDDQIWLFHEALAPVEDRLPRGVVRHVANSGGTLAGHGAADGCDLARVGLALYGIHPDDRAVSTSPLKPVGKLVAPILALRDVPAGASVGYNRTFVARRPTRIALLPVGYADGYPRALSGQAVVRLPRGGQDDVFCPVVGRVSMDYVTIDVTDLPDVRPGDEVVLFDDDPTSPCSVQSLATRCGTIPYELLCHIGNRVRREVV
- a CDS encoding alpha/beta hydrolase: MASVDEAPWWLTMAHWGVVGLYTLGPLVLIVIGLRRKAWRSRVIATCVSGAIIGFGLVVGYALLVAGDVTAIRPGVAVVTAWLAIGLLGVLKGIDLLITFGTQRLATIVAEGRGRYPRRSIFAVARGIRLVLMLVIGLPILASAAMVYRPATSAQALPGGTSVEVQFETTDGLTIAGLFLPSLSRQTSSEVVLVVPGLGSGKADALPSAEAIRSVGYDVLIIDPRAHGDSDGRLSTFGDRERLDVLAAVDWIRRQGDEPVRVYGLGMSMGGAAVLGAAADDAGFEAVAIIDSFDDLPQLVDSIVGRQFRLVPPLRALTESVAIPLLSVHSGRPLWRHKPADDVQTLWPTPVLIVHSFRDEIIPFVRGRALYEAAAEPRRSFWLEEESHAETVTSPAAIDAVIRFFRDASVLPTLASAG
- a CDS encoding GNAT family N-acetyltransferase produces the protein MIAVRPIAADQTHDLRHRILRAHQPPEAMVYDGDKEQTSRHFGAFDSDQIVGIATLHRRPMRGSDAGHDDLQLRGMAVDDSHRGTGVGRLLLEACLDHAGDVGAPRLWCNARVSATQFYLRMGMQQRGDRYDVPDVGPHVLMVIKLDI
- the phoU gene encoding phosphate signaling complex protein PhoU, whose product is MRDRFEKLRLDSARMAGEVHRMVCDASAALVRGDIALARRVVDGDVLIDEAEMRIERDAIDLLSLYQPVATDFRSALMTLRVNTELERIADCAGNVAAQVVPMTSEAARADRPYRLPGALGGLATAVEELMGRALQAYNLADVGLAESTISGDERLDALYTQSLQDAEFDLVGLAERRERHLPIIMAAKNLERIGDHCTNIAEAVLYVARGELVRHRHAEAV